One segment of Lachancea thermotolerans CBS 6340 chromosome E complete sequence DNA contains the following:
- the MMS22 gene encoding Mms22p (weakly similar to uniprot|Q06164 Saccharomyces cerevisiae YLR320W MMS22 Protein involved in resistance to ionizing radiation acts with Mms1p in a repair pathway that may be involved in resolving replication intermediates or preventing the damage caused by blocked replication forks) — protein MDEDTNLTYIADSEAEPDEYLLWKPARPINYGEDGQIDQHNNDSGPMPEPLAFQQTEGSDARYQSPIQRVRSLRKRTAIQKKPYSLDRIKHRHLLRGFGISNEDELPSSLQDHRDLQYNDEASQGGYFMNDDKSETECQNVESFEVISSEHQRFNSNSNGVVTSEAQSRLKEERIPENSAVKTATPANHSIIYRGRQVNVNSGFRGILPKVAWTKALNDSRQSKRQLPKQERRSGKGVAKRKKQKVNQRQDDSLFGDLFIADDNFSAEDNLPHNIVDLSDSPEEKPELISKYLDSRYSEAYAFDDLSEPDVEGPDNFGGLDGPSTISADSKRSKRSKRPRQPSTSKLDKSGDILQRESTYSVSSGDSSSAEEWDDHTIDTMLRARTRKTGGSTKAAKSQRVKRPYEIVANRRITYRRSGTMTANPQHNESHYSIENGKPGAFPKYRRPPHQKLIEFPGKAKISRRPEELDWYREQHAISSTYPSWQKNSASKSTLSSGNQNLNSLVSRAGKLFFETAIEQESDRFTLVPSSKKKSSTINLEAAHSPKNPDNKPNSDVQVFDAIIFDSLIHPPDTIHFTLSEKAFKISRFDTNFENSLSEVFNHLIEVGAIDTEVTIMNSSLVAVLYHLNKPGLWELVNEFHNKFRSKVNLLRSRAKAIHFYQISVCQVMLLEIAGYSSVSRLLASEVTKKIIDHTVSFFRLLSKCYNLVANSNLMEQCYILLAKVVEKTLLKSELWDKLRNTLFPPKVALILVKYFPTRETFWEIVELGHTFESVVDWFKFVHFSVGACGWEISHRLILVIYNFFKTRKFQDFEEEEDRWSEYPIFSQNELKQSRRTAFNSFLGLLASVRLPMKIIERITPLGQIISLQSPGLLANRINLLLVLADQAPTSFEIKLEDLCYPYLHENSADPVSPVMLDLILKGFISILQINSKKNLPLRARFISLIWQSVLKRHEARIEKAWLNFLRSLCSIFYKLKKSESVILKALHPILMSTLPNKKNQRDGVGLIKLFEDNLQKLEPAWVARNLHQILASSAGDSERIFSFYFNITEYLASRKVITWWSVLKYNNFNHSDDYKLLFYTRAIEKCDDSTFLQIRHVLFQTVTDLLLQRSDVPFIKFIRSISKRDRLFKINPELPFTASHLEIITKVLTGFKRSNDRIVLKVVICKLKELLLGHPEKKPLISEVTKFLNKEYVDLVKNDPDFLFLKNQFNISDEETQKSIFREALSMRKDDIERSLHIEREILRIGSRGQNLEHFLGMLESSMGTGLYVNDFLFLSQLLEANAFSEGLERTSTQWFVLSNLILMINNILKQNFCQVSSEDFFGLYHLHYWICRAFSLKEFELDAISDKSVFLREACVLQTRTLLMSSGFLEHNSLLSLSEEFLTKPRPTRFEPKAALTGPVHSLLKEYGPFIMSLAPSREDIQAFQGDVATQLSKLSFLVKSKVSRG, from the coding sequence ATGGATGAGGACACCAACCTCACATATATAGCAGACTCTGAGGCTGAACCAGATGAATATCTTTTGTGGAAACCGGCGAGGCCAATTAATTATGGAGAAGATGGCCAGATAGATCAGCACAACAATGATAGCGGTCCTATGCCGGAGCCATTGGCATTTCAACAAACAGAGGGAAGCGATGCCCGGTATCAGTCACCAATTCAGAGGGTTAGATCGCTCAGAAAGAGGACTGCGATCCAAAAGAAGCCCTATAGTCTAGATAGAATAAAGCACAGACACCTGCTTAGGGGTTTTGGGATTTCCAACGAAGATGAACTCCCCTCTTCTTTACAAGACCATAGAGACCTGCAATACAATGACGAAGCATCACAAGGTGGTTACTTTATGAATGATGATAAATCTGAAACGGAATGTCAAAATGTTGAGAGCTTCGAAGTGATCTCAAGTGAGCATCAAAGgttcaacagcaacagcaatgGTGTGGTTACCAGCGAGGCGCAAAGCAGGCTCAAGGAAGAAAGAATCCCTGAAAACTCAGCTGTCAAAACGGCTACGCCTGCAAACCACAGCATAATCTACAGGGGGCGCCAAGTGAACGTGAATTCAGGCTTTCGAGGTATTCTTCCCAAAGTTGCGTGGACCAAAGCGCTTAACGATTCGAGGCAGTCAAAGAGACAACTACCAAAGCAAGAACGAAGGAGCGGGAAGGGTGTTGCGAAAcgcaagaagcaaaaagtgaatcaaagacaagatgATAGCCTATTTGGTGACCTCTTTATAGCGGATGACAATTTCTCAGCCGAAGATAACTTACCCCACAATATTGTAGATTTATCAGACTCACCGGAAGAAAAACCCGAGCTCATTAGCAAATACCTAGACTCAAGGTACAGTGAAGCGTACGCCTTTGACGATCTCTCCGAACCTGACGTGGAGGGTCCTGATAACTTTGGTGGACTTGATGGACCAAGTACAATTTCAGCGGACTCAAAACGCTCAAAGCGCTCAAAACGCCCAAGGCAACCAAGTACTTCGAAATTGGATAAGTCTGGCGATATATTGCAGAGGGAATCGACATATAGTGTTTCCAGTGGAGACTCTAGTAGCGCAGAGGAGTGGGATGACCACACCATTGACACAATGCTTAGGGCACGGACAAGAAAAACCGGTGGAAGTACGAAAGCTGCAAAGTCACAAAGGGTTAAACGGCCATACGAAATTGTAGCAAACCGACGCATAACGTATCGTCGGTCTGGCACAATGACCGCCAATCCTCAGCATAACGAAAGCCATTACAGCATAGAAAATGGAAAGCCTGGCGCCTTCCCCAAATACAGAAGGCCTCCTCACCAAAAACTAATAGAGTTTCCAGGGAAAGcaaaaatatcaagaagaccCGAGGAGCTGGATTGGTACCGAGAACAACACGCTATCAGTTCGACATATCCATCATGGCAAAAAAATTCTGCATCCAAATCTACGTTATCGAGCGGAAATCAGAACCTTAATTCTCTTGTTTCGCGAGCCGGtaagctcttcttcgaaactGCCATTGAGCAAGAAAGCGATAGATTTACTCTAGttccaagttcaaagaaaaaaagtAGTACAATCAACCTGGAGGCAGCTCATTCACCTAAGAATCCGGACAACAAGCCCAATTCAGATGTGCAAGTCTTTGACGCTATCATTTTCGATAGTTTAATTCACCCTCCAGATACCATTCATTTTACTCTCTCAGAAAAGGCattcaaaatatcaagaTTCGATacaaattttgaaaacagcttGAGCGAAGTCTTCAATCACCTCATTGAAGTTGGTGCAATAGATACAGAAGTTACTATTATGAATTCCTCCTTAGTGGCTGTATTGTACCACCTTAACAAACCCGGCCTCTGGGAGCTCGTCAATGAATTCCACAACAAGTTTAGATCAAAAGTTAATCTCTTGCGAAGCCGAGCCAAAGCGATCCACTTCTACCAGATATCTGTATGTCAAGTGATGCTCTTAGAAATCGCTGGATACTCCAGTGTTTCACGGTTATTGGCATCCGAAGTGACAAAGAAGATCATCGATCACACTGTGTCTTTTTTTAGGCTACTTTCCAAGTGCTACAATCTAGTAGCCAATTCTAATCTAATGGAGCAGTGTTACATTCTGTTGGCCAAGGTGGTGGAAAAAACCTTGCTTAAATCGGAACTGTGGGATAAGCTTCGAAACACCCTATTCCCTCCAAAAGTCGCTCTTATTTTAGTCAAGTACTTTCCAACAAGAGAAACATTTTGGGAAATTGTGGAGCTGGGGCACACTTTTGAAAGCGTAGTGGATTGGTTCAAATTCGTTCACTTTTCTGTGGGAGCCTGCGGCTGGGAGATCAGCCACAGGTTAATCTTGGTCATTTataacttcttcaaaactcggaagtttcaagactttgaggaggaggaggatAGATGGTCAGAGTATCCAATTTTCTCGCAAAATGAGCTGAAGCAGTCACGCAGGACAGCGTTCAATAGCTTTTTGGGGCTATTGGCCTCTGTGCGCCTTCCTATGAAGATAATCGAGAGGATCACCCCTTTGGGACAAATTATATCACTGCAATCACCAGGACTCTTAGCGAATAGAATAAATTTGCTTTTAGTTCTTGCAGATCAGGCTCCAACAAGTTTTGAGATCAAACTCGAAGACCTCTGTTATCCGTACTTGCACGAAAATTCTGCAGATCCCGTTTCTCCCGTAATGCTAGatttaattttgaaaggatTCATTTCAATATTGCAGATTaattcaaagaagaacctGCCTCTCCGAGCAAGGTTCATATCTTTAATATGGCAAAGTGTGCTCAAACGGCATGAAGCAAGAATAGAAAAAGCTTGGCTTAATTTTTTGCGTAGCCTTTGCTCCATATTTtacaagctcaaaaagtcaGAATCTGTTATTTTGAAGGCGCTGCACCCAATCTTGATGTCAACCTTgcccaacaaaaagaatcAAAGAGACGGCGTCGGATTGATTAAattgtttgaagataaCTTACAAAAATTAGAACCCGCATGGGTGGCTAGGAACTTGCATCAAATACTTGCTAGTTCAGCAGGCGATTCCGAGCGCATTTTTTCCTTTTACTTCAACATTACAGAGTATCTAGCATCCAGGAAAGTTATTACATGGTGGTCGGTGCTAAAAtacaacaacttcaaccaTTCAGACGACTACAAATTGCTCTTTTATACAAGAGCGATTGAAAAGTGTGATGATTCGACATTCCTCCAAATTAGACATGTATTGTTTCAGACGGTCACTGATCTTCTATTACAGCGGTCTGACGTCCCTTTCATCAAATTTATAAGATCAATCTCTAAAAGAGATAGATTGTTCAAGATAAATCCCGAACTTCCTTTTACCGCAAGTCACCTAGAGATTATAACCAAGGTCTTGACAGGATTTAAAAGGTCTAACGACCGCATCGTGTTGAAAGTGGTAATTTGTAAACTGAAAGAACTTTTGCTCGGGCACCCcgagaaaaagccattAATTTCTGAAGTTacaaaattcttgaacaaggAATACGTTGATTTGGTCAAAAATGATCCTGATTTcctgttcttgaaaaaccagTTCAATATTTCAGATGAAGAGACACAAAAAAGCATTTTCCGAGAAGCTTTATCTATGCGGAAGGATGATATCGAAAGGTCACTACATATTGAGCGAGAAATTTTGAGGATAGGGTCTCGGGGACAAAATTTGGAACACTTTCTAGGGATGCTTGAATCTTCTATGGGAACAGGGCTGTACGTGAACGACTTTCTTTTTCTCAGTCAATTGCTTGAGGCAAACGCGTTTTCCGAAGGCTTGGAAAGGACTAGCACGCAATGGTTTGTCCTTTCAAACTTGATATTGATgatcaacaacattttaaaacaaaacttttgTCAGGTCTCTTCAGAGGACTTTTTTGGTCTTTATCATCTTCACTACTGGATTTGCAGGGCCTTTAGCTTAAAGGAGTTCGAGCTTGACGCGATATCAGACAAATCAGTCTTTTTAAGAGAAGCGTGTGTCCTGCAAACTCGAACGCTTTTAATGTCTTCTGGATTTTTAGAGCACAACAGCTTGTTATCTTTGAGTGAAGAGTTCTTGACCAAACCTCGACCGACACGTTTCGAGCCGAAAGCTGCTCTTACCGGCCCTGTGCACTCGTTGCTGAAAGAATACGGGCCTTTCATTATGTCATTAGCACCTTCACGGGAAGATATACAAGCATTTCAGGGTGATGTTGCCACACAGTTATCAAAACTGTCGTTCTTGGTGAAGTCTAAGGTCTCAAGGGGGTAG
- the SWC4 gene encoding Swc4p (similar to uniprot|P53201 Saccharomyces cerevisiae YGR002C SWC4 Protein of unknown function component of the Swr1p complex that incorporates Htz1p into chromatin component of the NuA4 histone acetyltransferase complex), whose amino-acid sequence MASSDIFDVLNIQNPRTSNPGSSAGTPVPSRTPKPQVTGIQRELYNLLGDNTPPVAVQKGSKFKDKLRAIAKPSPWTLAEYEVKPSVKLLHWVKGSKELVEQQPQKSSFSKYNTKLTIPAFSEEEYLSFMGYTTPGSNPLKEWDYEEVQHLFDLCRKYDLRWFIIQDRYEGKLFGTLEDLKDAFYTVCHRYFLAKEPANPLVASLNFSKEKELERKRYLQRLLSRSAAEIAEEEALIVESKKFEMAAKKTLSERETLLRLLDSPNSDKPVSQFLTSQGMTQLYNSLLSDKSRKRKHDQVVPENPWMKQQQQFAQQKQHMQHLQELKSSNSHIQNQVKKTKKQKQEMQIAVKRKADSEYAEQLLQNFTAEERKSLGVQCHGEKLPPGAFLRSSKISTFKAATQSKVAATLQELGLPTRPAMPTMEVINRHEMLLSRITNLLDLKKQLDKLEAEKDIRKP is encoded by the coding sequence ATGGCATCCTCAGACATCTTTGATGTTCTCAATATCCAGAACCCAAGAACTAGCAATCCTGGTTCTTCTGCTGGGACACCAGTACCGAGCCGTACTCCCAAGCCTCAAGTAACAGGTATTCAGCGAGAGCTCTACAACTTACTGGGAGATAATACACCTCCCGTAGCTGTCCAAAAAGGGAGCAAGTTTAAAGACAAGCTGAGGGCCATTGCGAAACCATCACCTTGGACGCTCGCCGAGTATGAAGTCAAACCATCTGTGAAACTGCTTCACTGGGTAAAAGGGTCAAAAGAACTGGTTGAGCAGCAACCCCAgaaaagctctttcagtaAATATAATACCAAGCTTACAATTCCTGctttttctgaagaagaatacttGAGTTTCATGGGATACACGACACCTGGGTCAAACCCTTTGAAAGAGTGGGACTACGAAGAAGTTCAACATTTATTTGACTTGTGTCGAAAATATGACTTGCGGTGGTTCATCATTCAGGACCGATATGagggaaagctttttggaacaTTAGAAGATTTGAAGGACGCATTTTACACCGTATGCCACCGCTACTTTCTTGCCAAAGAGCCAGCCAATCCTCTAGTTGCgtctttgaacttctctaaagaaaaagagctggagcgGAAACGGTACTTGCAGAGACTGCTTTCCAGATCCGCTGCCGAGattgctgaagaagaagctttgatAGTtgaatcaaagaaatttgaaatgGCAGCCAAAAAAACCCTTAGCGAAAGGGAAACGCTTCTGCGCTTGCTGGACTCCCCTAATTCTGACAAACCAGTATCTCAATTCTTAACGTCACAGGGAATGACACAACTTTATAACAGTCTTCTTTCAGATAAAAGCAGGAAGCGAAAGCATGATCAAGTCGTTCCTGAGAATCCATGGATgaaacagcaacagcagttCGCTCAGCAGAAACAGCACATGCAGCACCTTCAGGAGCTCAAAAGCAGTAATTCTCATATTCAAAACCAAGttaagaaaacaaaaaaacaaaagcaagAAATGCAGATAGCTGTTAAGCGAAAAGCTGATAGTGAGTATGCGGAACAACTTTTGCAGAACTTTACTgcagaagaaagaaaatctCTGGGCGTACAATGCCATGGCGAGAAGTTGCCTCCAGGAGCTTTCTTGAGGTCGTCTAAAATTTCTACTTTTAAAGCAGCGACCCAAAGTAAGGTTGCAGCTACGTTGCAAGAATTAGGTTTGCCAACCCGGCCTGCTATGCCTACCATGGAAGTCATAAATCGTCATGAAATGTTGCTTAGTCGGATAACAAACCTGCTTGACTTAAAAAAGCAGTTGGACAAACTGGAGGCCGAAAAAGATATACGGAAGCCATAA
- the CUL3 gene encoding cullin CUL3 (similar to uniprot|P53202 Saccharomyces cerevisiae YGR003W) encodes MFKIKIRAPEGLGSGQPQTFESSWGILDHAIDAIYDNQVNTLSFELLYHTVYSMVLRKQGNELYSNLRKAVEEKLFKARGAIAGPDPELLCDFLRVWEKQCDCLRLVSDFTMYLDRVYCKENRVPYVYDLGLELFRDTIMFPLKREIHDLLIQQINEARLGGPHIDFEQLKKVVDVMETLRDVDDTYFVHEFEPFLIRETECFYRNFARNNIGNAVLYIQKIKTQLDIESGLDCQFLNKDTSAKILKVAEEIVIAENTSFVLSDGLPQILTERDYSTLKLLFQLYHNPKDKSGLLKHMSQCMIKEAMLIEEDNTLKKKGQVAVKWTTEVMQLKESFEKVFATIGEDSANIYNTINESFSTFLNQNGKKTAEYLAIYIDSFLRSSATTDNIDQKWLENTVSMFKLLREKDVFEKVYKQQLSKRLLQQRSCLKTEKLVITKMKEEMGIAFTSKLEGMFKDIIVSQGYKAKFEQSYGSPFDFEVNVLTPPCWPFQLTALEPEAELPPTLERLKLDFENFYIKNHSGRSLRWAYHLGSMEIGFHFSKSYHEITMPVYAALIFALFENQEELTAEEIGDLTKIPDHELLRHLLTISVAPKTRLLKKQPFNKTVLPTDRFQVNHAFQAPTVKVKVLAVLPKSDANVHHNTRIDESMQDLLKERKGCIDAAIVRALKSLKAASSQSLYECVESDLSNRFTVTATLFDESIERLIEREYIQRDPDDPSLCRYLP; translated from the coding sequence atgttcaaaatcaaaataaGAGCGCCTGAAGGTCTTGGCAGCGGCCAGCCTCAGACTTTTGAGTCCTCTTGGGGCATTTTAGACCACGCCATCGATGCGATATACGATAACCAGGTCAATACACTCTCATTCGAGCTGTTATACCATACTGTGTATAGCATGGTGCTAAGGAAGCAGGGCAATGAGCTCTATTCTAATTTACGAAAGGCTGTTGAAGAGAAACTTTTCAAGGCAAGGGGCGCAATCGCAGGTCCCGACCCCGAACTATTGTGCGACTTTCTGCGTGTGTGGGAGAAGCAGTGCGACTGTCTGCGCCTAGTGAGTGACTTTACAATGTATTTGGACAGGGTTTACTGCAAGGAGAATCGGGTACCTTATGTATATGACCTGGGTCTTGAATTATTTCGAGACACTATTATGTTTCCTCTTAAAAGAGAAATTCATGATCTTTTGATACAGCAAATAAACGAGGCACGACTAGGGGGACCACACATTGATTTCgaacagctcaaaaaggttgTTGACGTGATGGAAACACTGCGAGATGTTGACGATACTTACTTTGTTCATGAGTTCGAGCCTTTTCTAATCCGAGAGACCGAATGTTTCTATCGCAATTTCGCGAGGAACAACATTGGCAACGCGGTTTTATACattcaaaagatcaagacCCAGTTGGATATTGAGAGCGGCCTTGATTGccaatttttgaacaaagacaCCTCGGCAAAAATCTTGAAGGTCGCTGAGGAAATTGTCATTGCTGAGAACACATCCTTTGTGTTGAGCGACGGGCTTCCGCAGATATTGACAGAAAGGGACTACTCAACTCTGAAGctgctttttcaattgtATCACAACCCAAAGGACAAAAGTGGACTTCTAAAACATATGTCTCAATGTATGATAAAGGAGGCTATGTTGATCGAAGAGGATAATACcctcaagaaaaaaggaCAGGTAGCTGTAAAATGGACTACTGAAGTTATGCAGCTCAAggaaagttttgaaaaggtttttgCAACGATTGGAGAGGACAGCGCAAACATCTACAATACTATTAATGAATCCTTTTCAACCTTCTTGAATCAAAATGGCAAAAAGACTGCAGAGTACTTGGCAATTTACATTGATTCATTTCTTAGGTCTTCGGCCACAACAGACAATATTGACCAAAAGTGGCTAGAAAATACTGTTTCAATGTTTAAACTGCTTCGAGAAAAagatgtttttgagaaggtATACAAGCAGCAGCTATCAAAAAGACTTCTCCAGCAACGTTCGTGTCTCAAAACTGAGAAACTGGTAATCACTAAGATGAAGGAAGAAATGGGCATTGCGTTTACATCAAAGTTGGAAGGCATGTTTAAAGACATTATTGTATCACAAGGTTACAAAGCCAAGTTCGAGCAGTCCTATGGCTCTCCTTTTGACTTCGAGGTCAATGTGCTGACTCCCCCTTGTTGGCCTTTCCAGTTAACGGCTCTTGAACCAGAAGCAGAGCTTCCCCCAACGCTAGAGCGCTTGAAACTGgacttcgaaaacttctaCATCAAAAACCATTCTGGTCGCTCCTTGAGATGGGCTTATCACTTGGGCTCAATGGAGATTGGAttccatttttcaaagagctatCATGAAATTACCATGCCTGTATACGCAGCATTGATTTTTGCGCTATTTGAGAACCAGGAAGAGCTTACAGCGGAGGAAATTGGCGACCTAACAAAAATACCTGATCACGAACTCTTAAGACACCTTCTCACTATATCTGTTGCCCCCAAAACAAGGCTTTTAAAAAAGCAGCCTTTCAATAAAACTGTACTTCCAACCGACCGGTTCCAGGTCAACCATGCTTTCCAAGCACCGACAGTTAAAGTCAAAGTACTTGCGGTTTTGCCAAAATCCGATGCCAATGTACACCACAACACACGAATCGATGAAAGCATGCAagatttgttgaaagagcGTAAAGGCTGCATTGATGCTGCCATTGTTAGAGCCCTCAAGTCTCTCAAAGCGGCAAGTTCTCAGTCGCTTTATGAGTGTGTTGAAAGCGATTTGTCAAATCGCTTCACTGTAACAGCCACACTTTTTGACGAGAGTATTGAGAGGCTAATTGAAAGAGAATACATTCAGCGAGACCCCGATGATCCTTCGCTTTGCCGATATTTACCGTAA
- the CWC24 gene encoding U2-type spliceosomal complex subunit CWC24 (similar to uniprot|P53769 Saccharomyces cerevisiae YLR323C), which translates to MFKKRAIKCDQASSKRQKFTEDDVTETPVCSKNTRTTESLAYQAGPSSLQNKITNNDENPKKDTLKRSRSISPPQETSIPSSKPEDFGQTEASHEHRAMSPIEPASKSVGAISALGPDKKHPNLRTTLYMDYQPDICKDYKQTGYCGYGDSCKFLHARDDFKSGWKLNQDWKLEPTEEESKELEKIPFKCLICKGDYKNPVMTKCKHYFCNSCFIARTKKTTKCAVCNDDTYGVAKTAKGLQQILKNQGG; encoded by the coding sequence ATGTTTAAGAAAAGAGCTATAAAATGCGACCAAGCTTCAAGTAAGCGCCAAAAGTTTACTGAAGATGATGTAACTGAGACACCCGtatgctcaaaaaatacACGCACCACTGAATCTTTAGCGTACCAAGCTGGGCCGAGCTCATTGCAAAACAAGATTACAAATAATGACGAGAACCCCAAAAAAGACACATTAAAGCGCTCGCGGTCTATTTCGCCGCCGCAAGAAACGAGTATTCCCTCCTCAAAACCTGAGGATTTTGGACAGACTGAGGCCTCGCATGAACATCGCGCAATGTCTCCGATCGaacctgcttcaaagtctgtTGGGGCTATTAGTGCGCTGGGGCCAGACAAAAAGCATCCCAACCTACGAACTACCCTTTATATGGATTACCAGCCTGATATCTGTAAAGACTACAAGCAAACAGGCTACTGTGGGTACGGTGATAGCTGCAAATTTCTACACGCAAGAGATGATTTCAAATCTGGTTGGAAGCTCAACCAGGATTGGAAGCTTGAGCCAACCGAGGAAGAGtcaaaagaacttgagaaaatTCCCTTCAAATGTCTAATTTGTAAAGGTGATTATAAAAATCCAGTAATGACTAAATGCAAGCACTACTTTTGTAACTCATGCTTCATTGCCAGAACCAAAAAGACAACAAAATGCGCTGTGTGCAACGATGATACATACGGAGTAGCCAAAACTGCTAAGGGCCTCCAACAGATACTGAAAAACCAAGGCGGTTGA
- a CDS encoding PEX28-32 family peroxisomal membrane protein (similar to uniprot|Q06169 Saccharomyces cerevisiae YLR324W PEX30 Peroxisomal integral membrane protein involved in negative regulation of peroxisome number partially functionally redundant with Pex31p genetic interactions suggest action at a step downstream of steps mediated by Pex28p and Pex29p) codes for MSEHPKERETRARFVEEPTARLGGKTNKVLRSALKNRGKKALGESEQEEVESSPLLTSTPPTVSKALVRLYPYLIITDKVLSIITWTNDDIWPSVLVVVGYITSVLYFQNILKYFGHLVLVGILGCYSLLDMFVEESIKDRPTLDDIVHIITCVNAKADLLLSPIAVLTGNDVKRLLFTTIFLSPLYVIITLFIFPPRRLLLFGGVYLLTYHSAWSRVSRKLLWKFKLVRLLVFYITGLDLSGVNKNQGIFAAVQSKVKKMSSTRGISEEGKPIRFTYVLYENQRKWLGIGWTSNMLSYERAPWSDEFINEAPSPENFRLPEENMGMTWRWVDRTWRLDLTNDGAIQLPSSRPKTSAQPNSDEGFIYYDNTWKKPSTEDSFSKYTRRRRWIRTAELLRGDVLDVGGIMSSASAVDPTPQNVTVAGDTAKPEGTEPPSTILENVKELESFRRKVSFNDTEDVHIIPSDEKTRAPQLAVTDEDEENEAEGEASGITERSSARDLNVDPPPTSPPGAAVETKKHV; via the coding sequence ATGAGTGAGCATCCCAAGGAACGCGAAACAAGAGCACGTTTTGTTGAGGAACCGACAGCTAGACTTGGAGGAAAAACCAACAAAGTTCTCAGAAGCGCCTTGAAGAACCGTGGCAAGAAAGCACTGGGAGAAAGCgagcaggaagaagttgaatcGTCACCACTTTTGACTTCAACCCCTCCTACAGTATCAAAAGCACTAGTGAGACTATACCCTTATCTAATTATCACCGACAAGGTTTTGAGCATAATAACATGGACCAATGATGATATATGGCCAAGTGTGCTGGTGGTCGTGGGATACATCACGTCTGTTTTGTACTTCCAAAACATCTTGAAATACTTCGGTCATCTGGTGTTGGTGGGAATACTAGGATGCTATTCACTCTTGGATATGTTTGTGGAGGAATCAATCAAAGATCGCCCCACTCTCGATGACATTGTCCACATCATCACATGCGTTAATGCAAAGGCCGATTTGTTACTGTCACCGATTGCTGTGCTGACTGGGAATGATGTGAAAAGGCTTCTGTTTACTACTATTTTTCTCTCACCGCTATATGTGATCATTACACTATTCATCTTTCCTCCCCGTCGCCTCTTGCTCTTCGGAGGCGTTTACTTGTTAACGTATCATTCAGCATGGTCTAGAGTGAGCCGGAAACTGTTATGGAAATTCAAGCTTGTTAGGCTTTTAGTGTTTTACATCACCGGCCTTGACCTAAGTGGTGTCAACAAAAACCAAGGCATTTTCGCGGCTGTACAAAGCAAGGTTAAGAAGATGTCGTCAACAAGAGGAATTTCTGAAGAGGGCAAGCCTATTAGGTTCACGTATGTTCTTTATGAGAATCAGCGCAAGTGGTTAGGTATTGGTTGGACCTCAAACATGTTGAGCTACGAAAGAGCACCATGGAGCGATGAGTTCATAAACGAAGCACCATCGCCGGAAAACTTCAGACTGCCAGAAGAGAACATGGGGATGACATGGAGGTGGGTTGATAGGACATGGAGACTTGATTTAACCAATGACGGTGCCATTCAATTACCAAGCTCGCGCCCTAAAACATCGGCACAACCCAACTCCGATGAAGGGTTCATCTACTACGACAATACCTGGAAAAAGCCTTCCACCGAGGACTCCTTCTCAAAGTATACGAGGCGCAGAAGGTGGATACGCACGGCAGAACTTCTGAGAGGCGACGTACTCGACGTGGGCGGTATCATGTCTTCAGCTAGCGCCGTGGACCCAACACCTCAAAACGTGACCGTTGCAGGCGACACAGCAAAGCCAGAAGGGACGGAACCGCCTTCGACCATACTCGAAAACgtcaaagagctggagtCGTTCAGGCGAAAGGTGTCATTCAATGACACCGAGGACGTACATATCATACCGTCAGACGAGAAGACCCGTGCCCCCCAGCTCGCTGTGAcagacgaggacgaggagaACGAAGCTGAAGGCGAGGCCAGTGGTATTACTGAGCGCTCCAGCGCTCGCGACTTAAACGTTGATCCTCCTCCAACAAGCCCGCCTGGCGCGGCTGTCGAGACTAAAAAACATGTGTAG